In one window of Allorhodopirellula heiligendammensis DNA:
- a CDS encoding family 43 glycosylhydrolase, with protein sequence MRMFAIATVVLSLWVADHALAQSDAVEPRMKFADDVSGKAMSKDPAVVRFKGQYWLYYSIPPYDHKPTTGWTIGVATSDNLVDWKKAGELQNTGAAEANGFTAPGAIVLDGRVHLFYQTYGNRQGDAICHAWSDDGLNFTRDPTNPVFRPTGDWTVGRAIDADVIVHDATLYLYWATRDPDMKVQMLGVATAPLASDFSRDSWTQLNQDGPILAPTVPTSLDDPGLDLAWEKKCIEAAAMASHGGRLYMFYAGGYNNDPQQIGVAVSDDGVNFKRLSDKPLIPNGPAGSWNSSESGHPFLFQDDDGQDYLFYQGNNTKGKTWYLSVMPIDWSEGKPILAPEKLPRP encoded by the coding sequence ATGAGAATGTTTGCAATCGCAACCGTCGTTTTGAGTTTGTGGGTAGCGGATCACGCCTTAGCGCAGTCGGACGCGGTGGAACCACGAATGAAGTTCGCCGATGACGTCAGTGGCAAGGCGATGTCAAAGGATCCAGCGGTCGTCCGATTCAAAGGACAATATTGGCTGTATTATTCCATACCGCCATACGATCACAAACCGACGACGGGTTGGACGATTGGCGTTGCCACCAGTGATAATCTTGTCGATTGGAAAAAGGCTGGAGAATTGCAAAATACGGGAGCAGCAGAGGCCAATGGCTTCACCGCTCCGGGGGCGATCGTCCTAGATGGCAGAGTGCATCTGTTTTACCAGACCTATGGTAATCGTCAGGGCGACGCGATTTGCCACGCGTGGTCTGATGACGGATTGAATTTCACACGCGATCCAACCAATCCCGTATTCCGTCCGACTGGCGACTGGACGGTCGGCAGAGCAATTGACGCTGATGTAATCGTCCACGACGCCACGCTGTACCTGTACTGGGCAACGCGAGACCCAGACATGAAGGTGCAGATGCTGGGCGTGGCAACAGCGCCACTTGCCAGTGATTTTTCGCGTGACAGCTGGACGCAGCTCAACCAGGATGGCCCCATACTCGCGCCCACCGTTCCCACATCACTCGACGATCCCGGCCTGGACCTAGCCTGGGAGAAAAAGTGCATCGAAGCTGCTGCCATGGCCAGTCACGGCGGCCGACTCTACATGTTCTATGCAGGGGGCTACAACAATGATCCCCAGCAAATTGGCGTGGCAGTAAGTGATGATGGAGTGAACTTCAAGCGGCTTTCCGATAAGCCATTGATCCCCAATGGACCGGCAGGCAGCTGGAACTCGAGTGAGTCAGGTCACCCCTTTCTGTTTCAGGATGATGATGGCCAGGACTACCTGTTCTACCAAGGTAACAACACCAAAGGAAAGACTTGGTACCTTTCGGTTATGCCGATCGACTGGAGCGAAGGCAAACCGATATTGGCGCCGGAAAAACTACCGCGACCGTGA